A window from Acidobacteriota bacterium encodes these proteins:
- a CDS encoding S9 family peptidase, translating into MKSKIVLIVSLSLVIMLTFSLSHAEKRPFCISDFYKLKRIGDLALSHDGRKIAFTVTTYKFEDGKSHQTIWVMNADGSGLFQLTSEESNSHSPKWSPCGKSIAFISDRSGKEQLHLIPTDGGEAKQLTSISTGIKNPIWAHDGSFIIFTSNVYPECGADDRCNKDIKETWERGPLKAHVADSLLYRHWNFWKDGKVNHIFSVDMEGRVLDITPGRFDSPVFSLGGSLYDVSPDSKMVAFASKRVQHLAESTNSDIFTVRLGGEIQESSAESITSANEAADMTPCFSPDGKYLAYRTQRIPDYESDLWRLEVIELATGKHRLLTDSANFDYWVDDFEWSSDSKNIFFTAEVRGENPIYRLNLQSKKIEKVLSHATIDSFAVDAGEKFMVYIHRSVGEPWEIYRYDLKRSGPKKLTSFNQQIVDEVDIRPAERLTVPGAVGNDVEVFLVKPHNFDPGKKYPLIINVHGGPQSQWQDAFRGDWQVYPGAGYIVAFPNPHGSTGYGQTYTAAISGDWGGKVYEDIMKVVDHLAKLPYVDAERMGAMGWSYGGYMMNWILGHTDRFKCIASMMGVYDLKSKWGATEELWFPEWDLKGTPWTSKDYEKWSPSNFIPNFKTPTLIITGEKDFRVPYTQSLQLFTALQRMRIPSRLIVFPEAGHWPSWYEMAFYYLAHIDWFHKYLGGEPPPWSVEDFQRNRVFAKPKE; encoded by the coding sequence ATGAAATCAAAGATCGTTCTTATTGTTTCCCTGTCTCTTGTGATAATGCTGACATTCTCTCTTTCCCACGCGGAGAAGAGACCGTTCTGCATATCCGATTTTTACAAACTGAAAAGGATCGGAGATCTGGCTCTTTCACACGATGGCAGAAAGATAGCGTTTACCGTTACTACCTATAAGTTTGAGGATGGGAAGAGCCATCAGACTATCTGGGTCATGAACGCTGACGGGAGCGGTTTATTCCAGTTGACATCGGAGGAGAGCAACAGCCATTCGCCAAAGTGGTCGCCTTGCGGAAAGAGCATTGCCTTCATTTCCGACCGCTCTGGCAAAGAGCAGCTTCATCTCATCCCCACTGACGGGGGAGAGGCAAAGCAGTTGACGTCGATCTCCACAGGGATAAAGAACCCGATCTGGGCACATGATGGTTCCTTCATCATCTTCACTTCGAATGTCTATCCGGAATGTGGAGCCGATGACAGGTGCAATAAAGATATAAAGGAAACATGGGAGAGAGGACCTCTCAAGGCGCATGTGGCGGACAGCCTTCTCTACCGCCACTGGAACTTCTGGAAGGACGGAAAGGTCAATCACATCTTCTCAGTTGACATGGAAGGAAGAGTTCTGGACATAACTCCAGGAAGATTTGATTCCCCCGTATTTTCTCTCGGAGGATCTCTCTATGATGTTTCGCCGGACAGCAAGATGGTTGCATTTGCATCCAAGCGCGTGCAACACTTGGCCGAATCGACGAACTCCGATATTTTCACAGTGAGACTGGGAGGAGAAATCCAGGAATCATCAGCGGAAAGCATAACCTCTGCCAACGAAGCGGCGGATATGACGCCATGCTTTTCTCCTGATGGGAAGTATCTTGCTTACCGCACGCAGCGAATCCCGGACTACGAATCCGATCTCTGGCGCTTGGAGGTGATCGAACTGGCTACCGGAAAACACAGATTGCTGACCGATAGCGCCAATTTTGATTACTGGGTTGACGATTTCGAATGGAGCAGCGATTCTAAAAACATCTTTTTTACGGCGGAGGTGAGAGGAGAGAATCCGATATATCGCCTCAATCTTCAGAGCAAGAAGATAGAAAAGGTTTTATCTCATGCCACTATCGACAGTTTTGCCGTCGATGCTGGAGAGAAGTTCATGGTTTACATACACCGATCAGTGGGAGAGCCCTGGGAAATATATCGCTATGATCTGAAGAGATCAGGACCGAAGAAGCTCACTTCCTTCAACCAGCAGATCGTGGATGAAGTGGACATCCGCCCCGCCGAGCGACTGACGGTCCCTGGAGCGGTTGGAAATGATGTGGAAGTCTTCCTGGTCAAGCCGCACAACTTCGACCCCGGCAAGAAGTATCCGCTCATCATCAACGTTCATGGCGGACCACAATCGCAGTGGCAGGATGCTTTCCGTGGAGACTGGCAGGTCTATCCCGGCGCAGGATACATCGTGGCGTTTCCAAACCCGCACGGTTCCACGGGGTACGGCCAGACTTACACGGCGGCGATCTCGGGAGACTGGGGAGGAAAAGTTTATGAAGATATTATGAAGGTAGTCGACCATCTGGCGAAGCTTCCCTACGTTGATGCAGAGAGGATGGGAGCCATGGGATGGTCCTACGGCGGCTACATGATGAACTGGATTCTCGGACACACGGATCGTTTCAAGTGCATCGCCTCGATGATGGGAGTCTACGATCTGAAATCTAAATGGGGGGCTACGGAAGAGCTCTGGTTCCCGGAATGGGACCTGAAAGGAACTCCCTGGACGTCAAAGGACTACGAGAAGTGGTCACCATCCAATTTTATTCCCAATTTCAAGACTCCCACGCTCATCATCACCGGAGAGAAGGACTTCCGCGTCCCTTACACTCAGAGCCTCCAGTTATTCACGGCTCTCCAGAGGATGCGCATTCCCTCCCGGCTCATCGTCTTCCCGGAGGCGGGGCACTGGCCTTCATGGTATGAAATGGCATTTTATTATCTCGCCCATATCGACTGGTTCCACAAATACCTTGGTGGCGAGCCGCCGCCCTGGTCCGTCGAGGACTTTCAGCGCAACCGCGTCTTTGCGAAGCCCAAGGAGTAG